One genomic window of Halorhabdus sp. CBA1104 includes the following:
- a CDS encoding FlaD/FlaE family flagellar protein, producing the protein MTINPKDYDLDELRKMARERGGATIPVGDEDVEEEAPTPGFDTGGGGLGGDVLGDGDYRSQLYRQLLPLESMVGGELEKPYLHGLPESYAGELIVFEWLSFLLEKAGFRGANEAVDYYAQVGWITEDVSDDLEDYLLGLEGTGSDHSELSIDDHLLSLVHIAKLTSMQ; encoded by the coding sequence ATGACGATCAACCCGAAGGATTACGACCTCGACGAACTCCGGAAGATGGCCCGTGAGCGCGGCGGGGCCACGATCCCGGTCGGCGACGAAGATGTCGAGGAAGAGGCCCCGACGCCCGGCTTCGACACCGGCGGTGGCGGACTCGGCGGCGATGTCCTCGGTGATGGGGATTACCGGTCTCAACTGTACCGCCAACTGTTGCCCTTAGAGAGTATGGTCGGGGGCGAACTGGAGAAGCCGTATCTGCACGGACTGCCCGAGAGTTACGCCGGCGAATTGATCGTCTTCGAATGGCTCTCGTTCCTGTTGGAGAAAGCTGGCTTTCGGGGGGCCAACGAGGCCGTCGACTACTACGCCCAAGTCGGCTGGATCACCGAGGACGTCAGCGACGACCTCGAAGACTACTTGCTCGGTCTCGAGGGGACGGGCAGCGACCACTCGGAGTTGTCGATCGACGACCACCTGCTGAGCCTGGTCCACATCGCCAAACTCACCTCGATGCAGTGA
- a CDS encoding ParA family protein — translation MPSQTSARTPTVCVTNAKGGTGKTTIAINVAGALNERGHDVLFVDIDPQGNATEGLGLLDAYDAEPPTLFDVLTDHAVRTSVEELIVEHEEMDVLPSSIDLLQAEHELTIADLLAWAKTDDSVAVDPAALSQMAINITPEAITGGHALDALDETLAQVETEYDYVIIDSPPFYGKLTDTAIYAAQNVLVPALTEATSERAIELLIDQIAALEGQVDITVDTVGVVANRVEQTNEDATMLSWLNEVFEDYPLWEVRKRVALQRAFSAGTSIFAYEQQVDMEDVFLDIAKQFETHFEREPQEVTA, via the coding sequence ATGCCCAGCCAGACATCGGCCCGGACGCCAACCGTCTGCGTGACCAACGCAAAGGGCGGAACGGGCAAGACAACCATCGCGATCAACGTCGCCGGGGCACTCAACGAGCGCGGTCACGACGTCCTGTTCGTGGATATCGATCCACAGGGTAACGCTACCGAAGGGCTCGGACTGCTCGATGCCTACGACGCCGAACCGCCGACGCTGTTCGACGTCCTGACCGACCACGCGGTACGGACCTCGGTCGAGGAGTTGATCGTCGAACACGAAGAGATGGACGTGTTGCCGAGTTCGATCGATCTCCTTCAGGCCGAACACGAACTGACGATCGCCGACCTCCTCGCGTGGGCCAAGACCGACGACTCGGTGGCAGTCGACCCAGCCGCCCTCTCTCAGATGGCGATCAATATCACGCCCGAGGCGATCACCGGCGGGCACGCCCTCGATGCCCTCGATGAGACACTGGCGCAAGTCGAGACGGAATACGATTACGTCATCATCGATTCGCCGCCGTTCTACGGGAAGCTGACCGACACGGCGATTTACGCCGCCCAGAACGTGCTCGTACCGGCACTCACGGAGGCGACGTCCGAGCGAGCGATCGAGTTGCTCATCGACCAGATCGCCGCCCTGGAGGGACAGGTCGACATCACTGTCGATACCGTTGGCGTCGTCGCCAATCGGGTCGAACAGACCAACGAAGACGCGACGATGCTATCGTGGCTCAACGAAGTGTTCGAGGACTACCCGCTCTGGGAAGTGCGAAAGCGCGTCGCCCTCCAGCGCGCGTTCTCGGCCGGCACATCTATCTTCGCCTACGAACAACAGGTAGACATGGAAGACGTGTTTCTGGATATCGCCAAACAGTTCGAGACACACTTTGAACGGGAGCCCCAGGAGGTGACAGCATGA